Genomic DNA from Acidimicrobiales bacterium:
TTTAAGCAATGGCAATTGTCGGTACCGTCAAGTTCTTCAACGCTGAGAAGGGCTTCGGATTCATCTCCCGCGAGCAGGGCGACGACGTGTTCGTCCACTTCTCCAACATCGTCGGCGAGGGCTACAAGACCCTCGACGAGGGCCA
This window encodes:
- a CDS encoding cold-shock protein, coding for MAIVGTVKFFNAEKGFGFISREQGDDVFVHFSNIVGEGYKTLDEGQRVEFDVAPGRKGEEAQNVRAI